Below is a genomic region from Paenibacillus rhizovicinus.
TCTTCGCGCATCTCCGTCTTTCATAAGCTGTACGGCATGCTGGATAAGCTTGAGAAGCATCTGCTCCGGGAGCGCGAACGGCAGCCGGTTTCCCCGGCCAATACACTCGCTTTGCGCATTGCCCAGAGCATCGAGCGGATGGTCACTACGCCGAAGGACGATATTTCCGCCTGGCCGGCGGATTGGCTGGAGGAGATTTCGCGCAAGCTGAACAGCACGCGCAAGCATAGCTACCGCGTCTTCCAGCGGCAGTACGGGATGTCGCCCCGCGAGTATATGACGATCTTGCGCCAGCAGGAAGCCATGCAGCTGCTGCTCGGCGGCAGCGATACCGTCGAACGAATTGCGCTTCGGGTCGGCTACGACAACCCCCAAAGCTTCATACGGCAATTCGCCAAGTGGACAGGCGCGACACCGGGCGAATTTCGCCGTAACCGCCGGAGCCAGGAGGATATCTATTATTTGATCCCGCTCGAGGTGCAGTCCATGAATCCTACTTAAGCGGCATGCAGCAAGCTCGGAGAACGCGGGCCGACAGCGTTTTTGCTTTGCGGTAGGCATCCGCTGTGACTCGGACACCGCCCCGGGCATACGCTTACTACAGCTAGGCATTCTCTGCACCTAAGGAGTGATTCATCATGTTCATGCCTAATCCAATGACTAATCCGATGACGCAGCAGCAAGGCGGCATGCAGCTGCAGCAGAAAGCGATGTATCTCGTCGGCAGCCCTGTCGGCATTTCCCTGCGCAACGGTCAAGGCGTATCCGGCAAGCTGTGCAGCGTGCAGAATGGCGAGGTTTACGTGCTGCAGTATATGTACGCCTCCCAATTCGCCACCTTTCACTATCCGTTCAATCAGATCAACGACATCTATCCGTATCCGAATTGCTGAAAACCGATCCATCCGGCTCAGCGCAAAGGGAGACCTCGCGGCCTCCCTCTCTCGTCTGCATGGTCGTGAATGCTCCCTCTCAACGATCTTCCGTACGGTAGACGCTGGCGGGGAACGTCCTTACGAAATAGACAATCTGGGCGAGTACATACGCGTCATAGGCGGCACGGTGCAGCGCGACCTGGTAGGGGTGATTCGGATAACAGAGTTGAAAGGCCGCTTTCAGAGAAAGCGCATTGGCCCCTGCTTCCCCCATGAACCGTTTGAATTCGTCCCGATAATCCACGAAATCCATGGATCCGAGTATCGA
It encodes:
- a CDS encoding helix-turn-helix domain-containing protein, whose protein sequence is MDRQRKNSERMFPTIKSELYVYGACAGEAYPPWRCQRHLHHMMFELNLVLEGSQTVIVGNREYKQRSGELLLIPPMQPHEAYVDDPAGMRYFVMHVQLDDPAFLQLLHDSGKVYFAGDEEVNLLLMPELESIMGLLSDGSSRISVFHKLYGMLDKLEKHLLRERERQPVSPANTLALRIAQSIERMVTTPKDDISAWPADWLEEISRKLNSTRKHSYRVFQRQYGMSPREYMTILRQQEAMQLLLGGSDTVERIALRVGYDNPQSFIRQFAKWTGATPGEFRRNRRSQEDIYYLIPLEVQSMNPT